From a region of the Panicum virgatum strain AP13 chromosome 2K, P.virgatum_v5, whole genome shotgun sequence genome:
- the LOC120696056 gene encoding cytochrome P450 76M5-like, with the protein MTVPTASLPLPPGPVGLPLVGSALHFIGPFGRSPHAVLTRLAGTYGPIVSFRPGTAGDFVAVSSPAAAREALVDNDAALAARFVPDVARARAHSSESLLFLPSSSDLWRQHRAAVGAHLSAGRGLLDGARRVRDRHARGLAARVRARSGAPVKVGEAVLGAVLDVVSGTLFSEDVVGARVRGDHGQPFEDLVAAVLADWTRPNVSDAFPFLAPLDLLGARRRVSRGLTTLYEFLDDEFIERRLAGGVNRSRGDLLDAVLARHAKAELTRSEMTKFFTDIFLATSNTSRITVEWAMALLFKHRDKMEKVQAELAASLGSKDFVEELDLDELPYLRAVVKETLRLQPPAPLLPRMVVADGVSLGGFSVPMGTCVLVNLWAIGRDPTAWPRPEEFVPERFLGDEAADFRGSMDFAYRPFGAGRRMCPGLDFATRLVPLLLASILHKVEWRLPDGMAPEDVDLKDRYSMVLELAEPLRAVPVVSTP; encoded by the exons ATGACTGTTCCCACCGCATCCCTTCCATTGCCTCCTGGCCCCGTCGGGCTCCCTCTCGTCGGGAGCGCCCTCCACTTCATCGGGCCCTTCGGCCGCAGCCCGCACGCGGTGCTCACCCGCCTCGCCGGGACCTACGGCCCCATCGTCTCCTTCCGCCCGGGCACCGCCGGAGACTTCGTGGCCGTGTCgtccccggccgcggcgcgggaggccctcgtcgACAACgacgcggcgctggcggcgcggtTCGTGCCCGACGTGGCGCGCGCACGGGCGCACAGCTCCGagtccctcctcttcctcccgagCTCCAGCGACCTGTGGCGGCAGCACCGCGCCGCGGTCGGCGCCCACCTCTCCGCCGGCCGGGGCCTCCTCGACGGGGCTCGGCGCGTCAGGGACCGCCACGCCCGAGGCCTCGCCGCGCGCGTGAGGGCGCGCTCCGGCGCGCCGGTGAAGGTCGGGGAGGCGGTGCTCGGCGCCGTGCTCGACGTCGTGTCCGGCACCCTCTTCTCCGAGGACGTGGTGGGCGCGCGCGTCCGGGGCGACCACGGCCAGCCGTTCGAGGACCtcgtggcggcggtgctcgcggaCTGGACCAGACCCAACGTCTCCGACGCgttccccttcctcgcgccgcTGGACCTtctcggcgcgcgccgccgcgtgtCTAGAGGTCTGACCACGCTGTACGAGTTCCTCGACGACGAGTTCATTGAACGTCGGTTAGCCGGCGGCGTGAACCGCAGCCGCGGAGACTTGCTGGACGCAGTCCTCGCGCGTCACGCCAAGGCAGAGCTCACGCGATCAGAGATGACCAAGTTCTTCACA GATATCTTTCTTGCCACGAGCAACACAAGCAGGATCACCGTGGAATGGGCTATGGCGCTGCTGTTCAAGCACCGGGACAAGATGGAGAAGGTGCAGGCCGAGCTCGCGGCGAGCCTGGGGTCCAAGGACTTCGTCGAGGAGCTCGACCTGGACGAGCTCCCCTACCTCCGTGCCGTGGTGAAGGAGACCCTGCGGctgcagccgccggcgccgctgctgccccgGATGGTGGTCGCGGACGGCGTGTCGCTAGGCGGGTTCTCCGTGCCGATGGGCACCTGCGTCCTCGTCAACCTCTGGGCCATCGGGAGGGACCCGACGGCGTGGCCTCGGCCTGAAGAGTTCGTGCCGGAAAGGTTCCTCGGCGACGAAGCGGCGGACTTCCGGGGCAGCATGGACTTCGCCTACAGGCCATTTGGGGCCGGGCGAAGGATGTGCCCCGGGTTGGACTTCGCCACACGGCTGGTGCCACTGCTGCTGGCCTCGATCCTGCACAAGGTCGAGTGGAGGCTGCCGGACGGGATGGCGCCTGAGGACGTGGACCTCAAAGATCGCTACAGTATGGTGCTCGAGCTCGCCGAGCCCCTCCGTGCCGTGCCGGTGGTGTCCACGCCATGA